From Mytilus edulis chromosome 8, xbMytEdul2.2, whole genome shotgun sequence, one genomic window encodes:
- the LOC139486911 gene encoding sialate:O-sulfotransferase 2-like isoform X2: MFLCKGLLICLLCFVVAAQDKKDYTCSISLTGNGHDLKTLLNMVSTMQGQLKGIEADVKGRQGYIGCFRDRNSMLRSRIIKHIANLTLEKCRKLCRGYTFLGLQYSNECFCGNTIDSANHRPAPERECNMKCSGENRMCGAGDRNSVYRVKNIE; this comes from the exons atgttttTATGTAAAGGCTTATTGATTTGTCTTCTCTGTTTTGTCGTGGCAGCTCAGGACAAAAAGGACTATACCTGTTCAATTTCTTTAACTGGCAATGGACACGATTTGAAGACTTTATTGAACATGGTATCTACTATGCAGGGACAGCTAAAGGGGATCGAAGCAGATGTAAAAGGTCGTCAAG GATATATTGGATGCTTCAGAGACCGTAATTCCATGCTTCGATCACGTATAATTAAACATATTGCAAACCTAACATTGGAGAAGTGTCGAAAGTTATGCAGAGGATATACATTTTTGGGTTTGCAA TATAGTAATGAATGTTTCTGTGGGAACACCATCGACTCTGCCAATCACAGACCTGCTCCAGAGAGAGAATGTAACATGAAATGTAGTGGGGAAAACCGAATGTGTGGCGCAGGAGATAGAAATTCAGTTTATAGAG TGAAGAATATAGAGTGA
- the LOC139486911 gene encoding uncharacterized protein isoform X1 produces the protein MFLCKGLLICLLCFVVAAQDKKDYTCSISLTGNGHDLKTLLNMVSTMQGQLKGIEADVKGRQGTLINRGYIGCFRDRNSMLRSRIIKHIANLTLEKCRKLCRGYTFLGLQYSNECFCGNTIDSANHRPAPERECNMKCSGENRMCGAGDRNSVYRVKNIE, from the exons atgttttTATGTAAAGGCTTATTGATTTGTCTTCTCTGTTTTGTCGTGGCAGCTCAGGACAAAAAGGACTATACCTGTTCAATTTCTTTAACTGGCAATGGACACGATTTGAAGACTTTATTGAACATGGTATCTACTATGCAGGGACAGCTAAAGGGGATCGAAGCAGATGTAAAAGGTCGTCAAGGTACTCTGATTAACAGAG GATATATTGGATGCTTCAGAGACCGTAATTCCATGCTTCGATCACGTATAATTAAACATATTGCAAACCTAACATTGGAGAAGTGTCGAAAGTTATGCAGAGGATATACATTTTTGGGTTTGCAA TATAGTAATGAATGTTTCTGTGGGAACACCATCGACTCTGCCAATCACAGACCTGCTCCAGAGAGAGAATGTAACATGAAATGTAGTGGGGAAAACCGAATGTGTGGCGCAGGAGATAGAAATTCAGTTTATAGAG TGAAGAATATAGAGTGA